In Bacteroidetes Order II. bacterium, a genomic segment contains:
- the rpsH gene encoding 30S ribosomal protein S8: MSAITDPVADYLTRIRNAQKARHQYTDIPASKLKRAMTQILLDKGYVAKYIDIEDGKQGLIRVYLKYNKNVPVIQSLERVSKPGHRQFVGADNLPKVRNGLGIAILSTSSGVMTDKEARDAGVGGEVLAYIY, encoded by the coding sequence ATGAGTGCAATTACAGATCCTGTAGCCGATTATCTGACCCGAATTCGGAATGCGCAAAAAGCCCGGCACCAATACACGGATATCCCGGCCTCTAAGTTGAAGCGCGCCATGACCCAAATTCTATTGGACAAAGGTTATGTAGCCAAGTACATTGATATCGAAGACGGTAAGCAAGGCCTGATTCGGGTATATTTGAAGTACAACAAAAATGTCCCCGTTATCCAAAGCCTTGAACGGGTGTCTAAGCCTGGCCATCGTCAGTTTGTTGGCGCAGATAACCTGCCGAAGGTCCGAAACGGTCTGGGTATCGCGATTCTTTCTACATCGAGTGGTGTCATGACCGATAAAGAAGCGCGTGATGCAGGGGTTGGTGGAGAAGTATTGGCCTATATTTATTAA
- the infA gene encoding translation initiation factor IF-1 yields MAKQNAIKQDGSVVEALPNAQFRVRLENGHEILGLLSGKMRMHFIKILPGDRVTVELSPYDLSKGRIVYRYK; encoded by the coding sequence ATGGCCAAGCAAAACGCAATCAAACAAGATGGCTCTGTGGTAGAAGCCCTACCCAACGCCCAATTTAGGGTTCGTCTGGAAAATGGCCACGAAATCTTAGGCTTACTTTCCGGAAAAATGCGGATGCACTTTATCAAAATCCTGCCAGGGGATCGGGTAACGGTTGAACTTTCGCCGTATGACTTGAGCAAAGGTCGGATTGTGTATCGTTACAAATAA
- the rplP gene encoding 50S ribosomal protein L16, with amino-acid sequence MLMPKRVKRRKMMKGRMNGNSGRGTLISFGDFAIKALEAGWITSRQIEAARIAMTRHMRRQGKVWIRIFPDKPITKKPAETRMGSGKGSLEYWVAVVKPGRILFELGDGVSFDLAKESMRLAQNKLPIKTKFIVRPDFTEN; translated from the coding sequence ATGTTGATGCCTAAACGCGTGAAGCGCCGCAAAATGATGAAAGGTCGTATGAACGGTAACTCCGGTCGTGGTACGCTCATCTCTTTCGGTGACTTCGCAATCAAGGCGCTTGAAGCCGGATGGATCACAAGTCGCCAGATAGAGGCCGCACGTATTGCCATGACCCGTCATATGCGTCGTCAGGGCAAGGTTTGGATCCGGATTTTTCCGGACAAGCCCATCACCAAAAAACCAGCTGAAACCCGTATGGGTAGTGGTAAAGGTTCATTGGAGTATTGGGTTGCGGTAGTTAAGCCGGGGCGTATTTTATTTGAACTGGGAGATGGTGTTTCTTTCGATCTGGCCAAGGAGTCTATGAGACTGGCCCAGAACAAATTACCCATCAAAACCAAGTTCATCGTCCGGCCAGATTTTACGGAGAACTGA
- the rpsE gene encoding 30S ribosomal protein S5 yields MAKERKNRKQERANEEQSQFIEKLIAVNRTAKVVKGGRRFSFSAVVVVGDGKGMIGRGLGKAGEVSDAIAKATEAAKKNLVKIPLQNGTIPHAITGRADAGKVFLKQAAPGTGVIAGSAVRAVLECAGVENVLSKSIGSSNPHNLVSATFDALTRLEDPLAVARRRGISLKKVFNG; encoded by the coding sequence ATGGCAAAGGAAAGAAAAAATCGTAAGCAAGAGCGTGCAAACGAGGAGCAATCTCAGTTCATCGAAAAGCTCATTGCCGTAAACCGTACCGCAAAGGTGGTCAAAGGGGGGCGTCGCTTCTCCTTTAGTGCAGTTGTGGTGGTGGGAGATGGAAAAGGGATGATCGGTCGTGGATTAGGAAAAGCAGGCGAGGTGAGTGATGCCATCGCCAAAGCAACCGAAGCTGCAAAGAAAAATCTGGTTAAAATCCCCCTCCAGAATGGAACCATCCCACATGCAATTACTGGTCGTGCAGATGCAGGCAAGGTGTTTCTAAAACAAGCGGCACCGGGAACGGGAGTAATTGCTGGCAGTGCCGTACGTGCGGTATTGGAATGCGCGGGGGTAGAAAACGTGCTGTCGAAATCCATCGGCTCTTCTAACCCGCACAACTTGGTCTCGGCCACCTTCGATGCCCTTACTCGCCTCGAAGATCCACTGGCCGTAGCCCGTCGTCGTGGAATTTCGCTCAAAAAGGTTTTTAATGGTTAA
- a CDS encoding 50S ribosomal protein L18 codes for MAIKKTKNKKVTRRQRIRRSIRSKISGTASRPRLAVFRSNAHIYAQLIDDHTGQTLVAASTVQDKGITGTGSEQAKSVGLTLAGKAKESGIETCVFDRAGFPYHGRVKALAEGAREGGLNF; via the coding sequence ATGGCAATCAAGAAAACAAAAAACAAAAAAGTTACTCGGCGGCAACGAATTCGTCGAAGCATCCGCAGCAAGATAAGCGGAACGGCATCACGCCCTCGGCTGGCTGTATTTCGTTCCAATGCACATATCTATGCCCAGTTAATTGACGACCATACTGGCCAAACCCTTGTTGCTGCTTCTACGGTTCAAGATAAAGGCATAACGGGAACTGGCTCGGAACAGGCCAAGTCGGTAGGGCTGACACTGGCTGGAAAAGCCAAAGAATCCGGCATCGAGACGTGTGTCTTCGATCGGGCGGGTTTTCCTTATCATGGTCGGGTCAAAGCACTCGCCGAGGGCGCCCGCGAAGGTGGCCTTAACTTCTGA
- the rplB gene encoding 50S ribosomal protein L2, with translation MALRTLKPTTPGQRRRSMADFTMVTKSAPEKSLLDESKRKGGRNNNGRITVRHQGGGHKRRYRIIDFKRNKKDIPATVASIEYDPNRSARIALLVYADGEKRYIIAPDKLTVGTKVISSDTAMPEVGNNIPLAKIPLGTFVHCIEMKPGKGAQMARSAGTSAQLAAKEGGMATLKLPSGEMRMVPALCTATVGTVSNPDHMNVILGKAGRKRWKGVRPKVRGVAMNPIDHPMGGGEGRASGGHPRSPWGQPAKGYKTRRGKKPSDRFIVRKRNKA, from the coding sequence ATGGCACTGAGAACCTTAAAGCCCACGACACCAGGACAGCGCAGACGCTCGATGGCGGACTTTACGATGGTGACAAAATCCGCACCAGAGAAAAGTTTGTTGGATGAGTCTAAGCGAAAAGGTGGGCGGAATAATAATGGACGGATTACTGTTCGCCACCAAGGAGGGGGGCACAAACGCCGCTATCGTATCATTGATTTTAAGCGTAATAAAAAAGATATTCCGGCAACGGTAGCGAGTATAGAGTACGACCCAAATCGTTCTGCGCGGATTGCCTTGCTCGTTTATGCCGACGGTGAAAAACGCTACATCATTGCCCCAGATAAACTGACGGTTGGTACGAAAGTAATATCGAGCGATACCGCCATGCCTGAAGTGGGGAATAACATCCCACTTGCGAAAATTCCGCTTGGTACGTTTGTTCATTGTATCGAAATGAAGCCAGGAAAAGGCGCCCAGATGGCACGGTCGGCCGGAACTTCGGCACAGTTGGCTGCAAAAGAGGGTGGGATGGCGACTCTTAAACTGCCCTCCGGAGAAATGCGCATGGTACCTGCCTTGTGTACGGCAACTGTCGGTACAGTAAGTAACCCAGATCACATGAACGTGATTCTTGGAAAAGCCGGACGCAAGCGTTGGAAAGGTGTTCGTCCAAAGGTTCGTGGGGTCGCGATGAACCCAATAGATCACCCAATGGGTGGTGGTGAAGGCCGGGCTTCTGGGGGGCATCCACGCTCGCCTTGGGGACAACCAGCCAAAGGGTATAAAACGCGTCGTGGTAAAAAACCTTCGGATCGTTTTATCGTTCGTAAGCGCAACAAAGCCTAA
- the rplF gene encoding 50S ribosomal protein L6, which yields MSRIGKMPVKLEKGVSVNIGSGNLVTVKGPKGELTLQVDPDITISQEDGTIHVSRPTDQNRHRAMHGLYRSLLTNMVTGVTKGYQIQLEIIGVGFRAQVISGNVLEIALGYSHPIYFVPPAGISVSAEQARGQNPIMTIDGIDKQLVGQVAAKLRALRPPEPYKGKGVRYRGEEVRRKAGKTGGKGKK from the coding sequence ATGTCTCGTATTGGCAAAATGCCGGTCAAACTTGAAAAAGGAGTCTCTGTAAATATTGGTTCAGGAAACCTTGTTACAGTTAAAGGACCCAAAGGGGAACTAACCCTTCAGGTAGATCCGGACATCACGATATCTCAGGAAGACGGAACCATTCACGTTTCGCGTCCTACCGACCAAAACCGCCACCGGGCCATGCATGGCTTGTATCGTTCACTATTAACCAATATGGTAACGGGTGTCACAAAAGGATACCAAATCCAGTTGGAAATTATCGGTGTTGGTTTCCGTGCACAAGTCATCTCCGGAAATGTTCTGGAAATTGCACTGGGCTATTCTCACCCAATTTATTTCGTCCCTCCAGCAGGAATTAGTGTGTCTGCGGAGCAAGCGCGTGGTCAAAACCCGATAATGACCATAGATGGGATTGACAAACAATTGGTAGGACAAGTTGCGGCGAAACTTCGTGCCCTTCGTCCACCAGAGCCTTATAAGGGTAAAGGTGTCCGTTATCGTGGAGAAGAAGTGCGCCGTAAAGCAGGTAAGACGGGTGGTAAGGGTAAAAAATAA
- the rplV gene encoding 50S ribosomal protein L22: MEAKARQTYVRMSPLKMRIIVNEVRGMRVPDALNKLRFMPQMAARTVEKTIASAYSNLRDKFGAESIDENALYIREIFVDSAPMFKRIQPVSRGRAFRIKKRNSHLTVVVANKEEASE, translated from the coding sequence ATGGAAGCAAAAGCACGCCAAACCTATGTTCGGATGTCCCCTCTTAAAATGCGCATTATTGTAAATGAAGTGCGCGGGATGCGGGTTCCGGATGCTCTGAACAAACTGCGCTTTATGCCTCAGATGGCTGCCAGAACGGTAGAAAAAACCATTGCCTCGGCATACAGCAATCTGCGCGATAAGTTTGGAGCAGAGTCTATTGACGAAAACGCGCTCTACATCCGCGAGATATTTGTGGACAGTGCACCTATGTTTAAACGGATTCAACCCGTTTCTAGAGGCCGGGCTTTCCGGATTAAGAAAAGAAATAGCCATCTTACGGTAGTAGTGGCCAATAAAGAAGAAGCATCCGAGTAA
- the rplO gene encoding 50S ribosomal protein L15, translating to MNLSNLQPAAGSTRNRKRVGRGQGSGTGKTSARGHNGAKSRSGAKFRAWFEGGQMPLQRRLPKFGFKNRFRVSYNPINLTRLSQLIEEGRLNPTEPIVPETFVALGLAGKSDLIKVLGSGEIAVALNVTAHAFSESAKAKIEGAGGSVTVAGQGKEIS from the coding sequence ATGAACCTGAGTAATCTACAACCCGCAGCGGGTTCTACACGCAACCGTAAACGTGTAGGACGCGGCCAAGGGTCTGGGACAGGGAAAACATCTGCCCGAGGGCACAATGGTGCCAAAAGCCGTTCCGGTGCTAAATTTCGCGCTTGGTTTGAAGGGGGGCAAATGCCGCTCCAACGCCGTCTTCCAAAATTCGGCTTTAAAAACCGTTTCCGCGTTTCGTATAACCCCATTAATCTGACGCGTCTTTCTCAGTTAATTGAGGAAGGACGTTTGAATCCGACAGAGCCTATTGTGCCGGAGACATTTGTGGCATTGGGTCTTGCTGGAAAATCAGACCTGATCAAGGTGTTGGGTTCTGGCGAAATCGCTGTGGCGCTTAATGTGACCGCTCACGCCTTCAGTGAGTCCGCAAAGGCGAAAATAGAAGGTGCTGGAGGTTCAGTAACCGTTGCGGGACAAGGAAAGGAAATATCCTGA
- the rplN gene encoding 50S ribosomal protein L14 encodes MIQQESRMAVADNSGAKEVLCIRVLGGSGRRYARIGDVVVVSVKSAIPGGTAKKKDVQRAVVVRTKKEFRRQDGSYIRFDENAVVLINKDDEPIGTRIFGPVARELRDKGFMRIVSLAPEVL; translated from the coding sequence ATGATTCAACAGGAATCCAGAATGGCCGTCGCCGATAACAGCGGGGCAAAAGAAGTGCTTTGCATCCGGGTACTCGGAGGAAGTGGCCGTCGTTACGCCCGCATCGGAGATGTGGTCGTTGTATCTGTAAAGTCTGCCATTCCCGGTGGAACGGCCAAAAAGAAAGATGTACAACGCGCAGTTGTTGTTCGGACGAAAAAGGAATTCCGTCGTCAAGATGGTTCTTACATTCGATTTGATGAAAATGCGGTTGTGCTCATTAATAAAGATGATGAGCCGATTGGCACGCGTATTTTTGGGCCCGTTGCACGCGAATTGCGGGACAAAGGCTTTATGCGGATTGTTTCACTCGCTCCGGAAGTACTCTGA
- the rpmD gene encoding 50S ribosomal protein L30, with amino-acid sequence MAQVKITKVRSVIKRPKNQKLTMEALGLRKMGSSTTVEHTPQIRGMITVVRHLVKVEEV; translated from the coding sequence ATGGCTCAAGTTAAAATTACCAAAGTCCGGAGCGTAATTAAACGCCCCAAAAACCAAAAGCTAACAATGGAAGCTTTAGGTCTCCGGAAAATGGGATCTTCCACTACTGTGGAACACACACCACAAATTCGGGGAATGATAACCGTTGTACGCCACTTGGTGAAGGTTGAAGAAGTGTAA
- the rpsS gene encoding 30S ribosomal protein S19 — translation MPRSLKKGPFVYHKLLKKLDAVNASGKKKVINTYSRASMIVPEMVGHTFGVHNGKQFIPVYVTEMMVGHKLGEFSLTRTFRGHAGDKKDKRGKR, via the coding sequence ATGCCTCGTTCACTCAAAAAAGGACCGTTTGTATATCACAAACTCCTCAAAAAATTAGATGCGGTCAATGCATCGGGCAAAAAAAAGGTGATTAACACCTATAGCCGCGCCTCGATGATTGTGCCTGAAATGGTGGGTCACACATTTGGTGTACACAACGGGAAGCAATTTATCCCGGTTTATGTGACCGAAATGATGGTGGGCCACAAACTGGGCGAGTTTTCGCTGACACGAACATTTCGGGGTCATGCTGGAGACAAAAAAGACAAGCGCGGTAAGCGATAA
- the secY gene encoding preprotein translocase subunit SecY translates to MAGFVDSLRNMWRIEELRKRIIYTLSLLAVYRIGTYVTLPGVDPTQLIAAQNTPNNIFGLIDLFVGGAFAKAGIFALGIMPYITVSIIVQLMGAVVPYFQKLQREGEDGRRKINQLTRQGTVLITAFQAYGYAIQLLGTASQAITVNHLMFYVSTIIVLTAGTIFVMWLGERITEAGIGNGISLIITIGIVARLPHSLYNEATAGVNGNLFIFIIEILIWLLIIAAVVWVSQGVRRIPVQYAKRVVGRKVMGGSTQYLPIKINAAGVMPIIFAQSILFIPTTIALFFPDSAFWQSVGAIFGDYTGFWHALFFFILIVFFTYFYTAIAVNPKSMADDMKRNGGFIPGIRPGKQTSEFVDNILTRVTLPGAIFLGFVAILPTIATAVGIDQGWAQFFGGTSLLIMVQVTLDTLQQIESHLLMRRYDGFMKSGRMRGRM, encoded by the coding sequence ATGGCTGGTTTTGTTGATAGCTTGCGAAATATGTGGCGCATAGAAGAGTTGCGGAAACGCATCATCTATACGCTTTCCTTGCTTGCTGTATATCGGATCGGTACTTATGTTACCTTGCCAGGTGTTGACCCGACGCAGTTGATAGCCGCTCAAAACACCCCGAACAACATCTTTGGTCTCATTGACCTTTTTGTGGGAGGGGCATTTGCAAAGGCAGGCATTTTTGCACTGGGGATTATGCCTTATATAACGGTGTCCATCATTGTGCAACTGATGGGTGCGGTGGTGCCCTATTTTCAAAAATTGCAACGCGAGGGCGAAGACGGAAGGCGTAAAATTAACCAACTCACCCGTCAGGGTACCGTATTGATTACGGCCTTTCAGGCATATGGTTATGCCATTCAATTGTTGGGTACGGCAAGCCAAGCCATTACGGTAAACCACCTGATGTTCTATGTTTCTACGATTATCGTTTTGACAGCCGGAACGATCTTTGTAATGTGGCTTGGAGAACGGATTACGGAGGCTGGCATTGGTAATGGGATTTCGTTGATCATTACCATTGGGATTGTAGCACGCTTGCCGCATAGCCTTTATAACGAAGCCACGGCCGGGGTAAATGGTAACTTGTTTATCTTTATTATTGAAATTTTGATCTGGTTGCTGATTATTGCTGCGGTGGTCTGGGTTTCTCAGGGTGTTCGCCGTATTCCGGTACAGTATGCCAAGCGGGTGGTAGGTCGTAAAGTTATGGGAGGCAGTACACAATACCTACCCATAAAGATTAATGCAGCGGGCGTAATGCCGATCATTTTTGCACAATCCATCTTGTTTATTCCGACAACCATCGCACTATTCTTTCCAGACAGCGCGTTTTGGCAAAGTGTAGGTGCCATCTTTGGGGACTATACGGGCTTCTGGCATGCTCTGTTCTTCTTTATTCTGATTGTCTTTTTTACGTACTTCTACACGGCCATTGCCGTGAATCCGAAGAGTATGGCAGATGACATGAAACGGAATGGTGGTTTTATTCCAGGTATTCGTCCGGGTAAGCAAACCAGTGAGTTTGTGGACAATATCCTTACCCGCGTAACGCTTCCGGGCGCTATCTTTTTGGGTTTTGTGGCGATCTTGCCGACTATTGCGACGGCTGTAGGTATTGATCAAGGCTGGGCCCAGTTTTTCGGGGGGACAAGTTTGTTGATCATGGTTCAGGTAACCTTGGATACCCTACAACAAATAGAGAGCCATTTGCTAATGCGACGTTATGACGGCTTCATGAAGAGTGGTCGGATGCGTGGTCGGATGTAA
- the map gene encoding type I methionyl aminopeptidase, with translation MIHLKLPNEIVRLRSAAELVGKTLGEVAKYVKPGVTTLELDAIAEDYIRTRNGRPAFKGYPGTNPENPFPGTLCLSVNDVVVHGIPSTYVLQEGDILSVDCGAELDGYFGDFAYTFAIGEISEDKRELLKVTAASLFEGIDRARVGNRVGDIGYAVQNYCESRGFGVVKELVGHGVGRELHEEPQVPNHGKRGDGKKMKEGLTICIEPMINAGTEKVKFMEDGWTVKTEDGKAAAHYEHMVCIRRGAPEVISMWDYIEEVVTPPYK, from the coding sequence ATGATACACCTAAAGCTTCCGAACGAAATTGTTAGGCTTAGAAGCGCGGCAGAATTGGTAGGCAAAACCCTGGGTGAGGTTGCCAAATACGTGAAGCCGGGCGTAACCACTCTTGAGCTGGATGCGATTGCCGAAGACTACATCCGTACACGCAATGGACGTCCTGCTTTTAAAGGGTATCCAGGTACTAATCCAGAGAATCCTTTTCCAGGTACCCTCTGTCTATCGGTCAATGATGTGGTTGTGCATGGGATTCCGAGTACGTATGTGCTTCAAGAAGGAGATATTTTGTCGGTGGATTGTGGTGCAGAATTGGATGGTTATTTTGGAGACTTCGCTTACACCTTTGCCATTGGCGAAATATCGGAAGACAAGCGTGAACTCCTCAAAGTGACTGCCGCCTCATTGTTCGAGGGGATAGACCGTGCAAGGGTAGGAAACCGTGTGGGTGACATCGGATATGCGGTTCAAAACTACTGTGAAAGCCGTGGTTTTGGTGTGGTGAAAGAGTTAGTAGGACATGGTGTAGGGCGGGAATTGCACGAAGAACCCCAAGTCCCTAATCATGGAAAAAGAGGGGACGGTAAAAAAATGAAAGAAGGCTTAACCATCTGCATTGAACCCATGATTAATGCAGGTACTGAAAAGGTTAAGTTTATGGAAGATGGCTGGACGGTAAAAACCGAAGACGGGAAAGCGGCGGCTCACTACGAGCATATGGTTTGCATACGGCGAGGCGCACCCGAAGTCATTAGCATGTGGGATTATATTGAAGAGGTGGTAACTCCACCTTATAAATAA
- the rpmC gene encoding 50S ribosomal protein L29: MKTKEIREMSASEIEAQIAEHEAQYRKLKFQHTIANLENPMQMRNTRRAVARLKTILAEKLAAAAEA; this comes from the coding sequence ATGAAAACCAAGGAAATACGCGAAATGTCCGCCTCGGAAATTGAAGCCCAGATTGCGGAACACGAAGCCCAGTATCGGAAACTAAAGTTTCAGCATACCATTGCCAATCTTGAAAACCCGATGCAAATGCGAAATACCCGTCGTGCAGTTGCACGGCTCAAGACCATTTTGGCAGAAAAATTGGCGGCAGCAGCCGAAGCATAA
- the rplE gene encoding 50S ribosomal protein L5 → MSYTARLRAKYLNEVVPALVKQFGYKNIMEVPKLVKISVNKGLGDANQNKKLLDDTVEELRKITGQHPVVSKAKKSISNFKLREGMPVGVFVTLRGDTMYEFLDRFITLALPRERDFKGVSDKSFDGRGNYTLGLKEQIIFPEIDIDKVERIGGMDISFVTTAKTDAEAYALLKEMGIPFVRRDQK, encoded by the coding sequence ATGAGCTATACAGCACGCTTAAGAGCAAAATACCTAAATGAAGTTGTTCCGGCCCTCGTAAAGCAGTTCGGATACAAAAATATCATGGAAGTTCCCAAACTTGTTAAGATTAGTGTTAACAAAGGTTTGGGAGATGCCAACCAAAACAAAAAACTTCTGGATGACACGGTAGAAGAACTTCGTAAAATTACTGGCCAACATCCAGTCGTATCGAAGGCCAAAAAGTCTATCTCCAATTTTAAACTGCGTGAAGGGATGCCTGTCGGGGTATTTGTTACCCTTCGTGGAGATACGATGTATGAATTTCTTGATCGGTTCATAACCCTTGCCCTTCCGCGCGAACGGGACTTTAAAGGGGTCTCAGACAAGAGTTTTGACGGGCGTGGGAATTACACGCTTGGCTTAAAAGAACAAATCATCTTTCCGGAGATTGATATAGATAAGGTTGAACGCATTGGGGGGATGGATATTTCTTTTGTTACGACAGCCAAGACCGATGCCGAAGCATACGCGCTGTTAAAAGAAATGGGCATTCCGTTTGTTCGTCGAGACCAAAAATAA
- the rpsN gene encoding 30S ribosomal protein S14, with amino-acid sequence MAKKSWIARQKLRQVTVEKHAEKRAALKAIIVDGNASDEAKLEASVKLQKMPRNSSATRLRNRCAVSGRPRGYMRKFGVSRIAFRDMALAGKIPGVRKASW; translated from the coding sequence ATGGCTAAGAAAAGCTGGATTGCCCGCCAAAAACTCCGTCAGGTAACCGTTGAAAAACACGCAGAAAAGCGGGCAGCGTTAAAAGCGATTATTGTAGATGGAAATGCCTCGGACGAAGCAAAGCTTGAGGCATCTGTTAAACTCCAAAAAATGCCGCGAAACAGCAGTGCTACCCGTTTGCGTAATCGTTGCGCAGTTAGTGGGCGGCCGCGTGGTTATATGCGAAAATTTGGGGTGTCTCGTATTGCATTCCGAGATATGGCCCTTGCGGGTAAAATTCCGGGTGTTCGAAAGGCAAGCTGGTAA
- the rpsC gene encoding 30S ribosomal protein S3: MGQKTNPIGLRLGIIRGWESNWYSKDFADKLIEDEEIRKYLRARLKKAGLSRVIIERTPKRVILTLHTSRPGVVIGRSGQEVEKLREELKKLTSKDVQININEIKRPELDSSLVAQTIAQQLEGRIAFRRAMKQGVQAAMRMGAEGIRVRVSGRLGGAEMSRTEQYLEGRVPLHTLRADIDYSEATAFTIYGTMGVKVWIFKGEIIGRPDLSPNLQAQRNPATGGTEERNERPERRRRNDRGDRGDRGGDRGGRRGGNRGGDR, from the coding sequence TTGGGACAAAAAACTAATCCTATCGGCCTGCGTCTTGGAATTATCCGCGGTTGGGAATCCAACTGGTACAGCAAGGATTTTGCCGATAAACTGATTGAAGACGAAGAAATTCGCAAATACCTTCGGGCACGTTTAAAAAAAGCCGGCCTCAGCCGTGTGATTATTGAGCGTACACCCAAACGGGTGATCCTAACGCTCCATACCAGCCGTCCGGGTGTTGTCATCGGACGAAGTGGTCAGGAAGTAGAAAAACTTCGTGAAGAGCTAAAAAAGCTTACCAGCAAAGACGTCCAGATCAATATCAATGAGATTAAACGTCCGGAATTGGATTCCAGTTTGGTAGCACAAACAATCGCACAGCAATTGGAAGGTCGTATCGCATTCCGTCGGGCAATGAAGCAAGGCGTTCAGGCTGCGATGCGCATGGGTGCAGAAGGGATCCGTGTTCGGGTTTCTGGACGTTTAGGTGGTGCAGAAATGAGCCGCACGGAGCAATATTTAGAGGGCCGGGTTCCGTTGCATACCCTCCGGGCAGATATTGACTATAGTGAAGCAACCGCCTTCACCATTTATGGTACCATGGGGGTTAAAGTTTGGATATTTAAGGGTGAAATTATTGGTCGTCCAGACCTTAGCCCTAATCTTCAGGCCCAACGCAATCCTGCAACAGGTGGAACGGAAGAACGTAATGAGCGTCCGGAGCGCCGTCGCCGTAATGACCGTGGCGACCGGGGTGATCGCGGAGGCGACCGAGGTGGACGCCGTGGTGGTAACAGGGGTGGTGATAGATAA
- the rpsQ gene encoding 30S ribosomal protein S17 has protein sequence MTMRNARKERVGLVVSDKMDKSIVVAIQRQVKHPIYGKFVKKTTKLMAHDETNDARKGDTVRIMETRPLSAKKRWRLVEVVERAE, from the coding sequence ATGACCATGAGAAATGCACGCAAAGAACGGGTAGGCTTGGTGGTAAGCGACAAGATGGATAAAAGCATCGTTGTGGCCATTCAACGCCAAGTTAAGCACCCGATTTATGGGAAATTTGTTAAGAAAACGACCAAACTGATGGCCCATGACGAGACCAATGATGCCCGTAAAGGGGATACGGTACGAATTATGGAGACCCGTCCGTTAAGCGCGAAAAAACGCTGGCGCCTCGTTGAGGTGGTAGAACGCGCAGAGTAG
- the rplX gene encoding 50S ribosomal protein L24 — translation MPRTTNKQNKLHVKKGDMVALTKAITSAQSLEMDRPKGYTGRVLRVFPAKQMVLVEGVNVRLRHTKPNKDYPNGGIIQREMPIHASNVLPLDNNGAPTRVGRKYVTDANTGKGRWIRFAKTTGQELDK, via the coding sequence ATGCCACGCACGACTAACAAACAAAATAAACTCCACGTCAAAAAAGGGGATATGGTGGCCTTAACCAAAGCTATCACCTCTGCACAGTCGTTGGAAATGGATCGTCCGAAAGGATACACCGGCCGGGTACTTCGGGTTTTTCCAGCCAAACAAATGGTTTTGGTGGAAGGGGTAAATGTACGCTTGCGCCATACAAAGCCCAATAAAGACTATCCTAACGGTGGCATTATCCAGCGCGAAATGCCGATTCATGCTTCCAATGTATTACCATTAGACAATAATGGTGCACCGACACGTGTTGGACGCAAATACGTAACGGATGCCAATACTGGTAAGGGGCGTTGGATACGCTTTGCGAAAACCACCGGACAAGAACTGGATAAATAA
- the rpmJ gene encoding 50S ribosomal protein L36 — protein MKVRASVKKRSSDDKIVRRKGRVYIINKKNPKHKQRQG, from the coding sequence ATGAAAGTACGAGCAAGCGTAAAAAAGCGTTCTTCAGACGACAAAATTGTTCGTCGTAAGGGCCGTGTTTACATCATTAACAAGAAGAACCCGAAGCACAAACAGCGTCAGGGATAA